Proteins encoded within one genomic window of Chlorobaculum sp. MV4-Y:
- a CDS encoding SagB/ThcOx family dehydrogenase yields the protein MNNEISHYREFLKDNVRQKVDFSQTPQNRRVPPPPIEKPIPEGAKTIPLPPIEKAKLAGSIDLWSAIGQRESCRFYSDEPLSLDELSLLLWATQGARLKLDAGHALRTVPSAGCRHAFETYLCVLNVERLEKGIYRYLPLEHALLFSHTSEHLESRIVRATLGQRFTGDAAVLFVWTAIPYRMEWRYGLAAHKVIALDAGHVCQNLYLACQAIGAGTCAIAAYDQGEMDRLLGVDGEEEFTIYLAPAGKKG from the coding sequence ATGAACAACGAAATCAGCCACTACCGCGAATTCCTGAAAGACAACGTTCGCCAAAAGGTGGACTTTTCGCAAACACCGCAGAACCGCCGCGTTCCGCCGCCGCCAATCGAAAAGCCGATACCGGAAGGAGCAAAAACAATTCCCCTGCCACCGATTGAAAAGGCAAAGCTCGCAGGCAGCATCGATCTCTGGTCGGCCATCGGCCAGCGCGAAAGCTGCCGGTTCTACTCCGATGAACCGCTCTCGCTCGACGAACTCTCGCTCCTGCTCTGGGCGACGCAGGGCGCTCGGCTGAAACTCGACGCGGGCCATGCGTTGAGGACGGTGCCCTCGGCGGGTTGTCGGCACGCTTTCGAGACCTACCTCTGCGTGCTGAACGTCGAAAGGCTGGAGAAAGGCATCTACCGCTACCTGCCGCTCGAACACGCCCTGCTCTTTTCGCACACATCGGAACACCTTGAAAGCCGCATCGTCAGGGCCACGCTCGGCCAGCGCTTCACCGGTGACGCGGCAGTGCTATTCGTCTGGACGGCGATTCCTTACCGCATGGAGTGGCGCTACGGCCTGGCCGCACACAAGGTGATCGCACTCGACGCGGGCCACGTCTGCCAGAACCTTTACCTCGCCTGCCAGGCCATCGGCGCGGGAACCTGCGCCATCGCCGCCTACGATCAGGGCGAGATGGATCGCCTCCTTGGCGTTGACGGCGAAGAGGAGTTCACGATCTATCTCGCTCCTGCCGGAAAGAAAGGGTAA
- a CDS encoding SO_0444 family Cu/Zn efflux transporter: MPEVLKVLIDIVTASWSVLLDAAPWVLFGFLVAGLVKAFVPEKLVATHLGGGFSSIVKASAIGVPIPLCSCGVIPAAAGLKKQGAGKGAVSSFLVSTPETGIDSIAISYALLDPLMTLIRPVAAFMTAIATGIAVTFTEKAESAAEPPSDGAPSDSCCSCGCGYKSVEKPGVLQKIRSGLSFAFGELLGDVGAWLLVGVLIAGFISVFVSGQFLERYLSNDLLTMIMMLAISVPMYVCATSSTPIVAALALKGISPGAALVFLLAGPATNAASLPVISKLLGKKGTVAYLVVIVLMSLLFGILANYLYAWLGLDPKNWVSRRAHEEGGVVAIVSAIALVALVARTRFAAWRAARQH, from the coding sequence ATGCCAGAGGTATTGAAGGTGTTGATCGATATTGTTACAGCCTCGTGGTCTGTGTTGCTTGATGCTGCTCCATGGGTGCTTTTCGGTTTTCTGGTTGCTGGCCTCGTCAAGGCGTTTGTGCCTGAAAAGCTCGTGGCGACGCATCTCGGGGGCGGGTTTTCGAGCATCGTCAAAGCCTCCGCTATCGGCGTACCGATTCCGTTGTGCAGTTGCGGGGTGATTCCGGCGGCTGCCGGTCTCAAAAAACAGGGTGCAGGAAAGGGGGCGGTCTCGTCGTTCCTTGTTTCCACGCCCGAAACCGGCATCGATTCGATTGCAATCAGCTATGCGCTGCTCGATCCCCTGATGACGCTCATAAGGCCGGTTGCGGCTTTCATGACGGCGATTGCGACCGGCATTGCCGTTACCTTCACCGAAAAGGCAGAGTCTGCCGCCGAACCTCCGTCTGACGGTGCGCCATCGGATAGTTGCTGTTCTTGCGGTTGTGGCTACAAGAGTGTCGAGAAGCCGGGGGTGTTGCAGAAAATCAGGTCGGGTCTCTCCTTCGCGTTCGGCGAACTGCTTGGTGACGTGGGTGCCTGGCTGCTTGTGGGCGTGCTGATTGCCGGTTTCATCTCGGTGTTTGTATCGGGGCAATTCTTGGAGCGTTACCTGTCGAACGACCTGCTTACCATGATCATGATGCTTGCAATTTCGGTGCCGATGTACGTCTGCGCGACCTCATCAACCCCCATCGTCGCGGCGCTTGCGCTGAAAGGTATCTCGCCCGGCGCGGCGCTCGTCTTCCTCCTTGCCGGTCCGGCAACCAACGCCGCATCGCTGCCGGTGATCTCAAAGCTGCTTGGCAAAAAGGGCACGGTGGCCTATCTCGTGGTCATTGTTTTGATGTCGCTCCTGTTCGGCATTCTTGCCAACTACCTCTACGCCTGGCTCGGTCTGGATCCGAAAAACTGGGTGAGCCGCAGAGCGCACGAGGAGGGGGGAGTCGTCGCTATCGTTTCGGCTATTGCGCTCGTCGCGCTGGTCGCGCGAACCCGCTTCGCGGCATGGCGGGCTGCCCGTCAGCACTGA
- a CDS encoding ArsR/SmtB family transcription factor translates to MVESVRQAMPDEKQQQDLAQLFKVLGDHTRVRMLNALYRSELCVCDLTSILGMNQSAVSHQLRVLRDAKIVRSRKQGKNVLYALDDSHIAELIRIGFEHVQEK, encoded by the coding sequence ATGGTCGAGTCTGTGCGTCAGGCTATGCCGGATGAGAAGCAGCAGCAGGATCTGGCGCAGCTTTTCAAGGTACTCGGTGACCACACGAGAGTGCGGATGCTCAATGCGCTTTACCGCTCAGAGCTGTGCGTGTGCGATCTTACTTCGATTCTCGGCATGAACCAGTCGGCGGTGTCGCACCAGTTGCGGGTTCTCAGGGATGCCAAGATCGTCCGGTCGAGAAAGCAGGGCAAGAACGTCCTCTACGCACTCGATGACAGCCACATTGCCGAACTCATCAGGATCGGCTTCGAGCACGTGCAGGAAAAGTGA
- a CDS encoding N-6 DNA methylase — protein sequence MPKPRVQALLHQRNRQDSRFRRGVRAPARTQRRGRSAYDPKLRKDAGAYYTPVEVVRCQVRLIDDLLVNRLNMPLGFADPGVVTLDPATGTGTYLLGVIEHALKRIKTEQGAGAVAGQATGLARNLYGFELMAGPYAVAELRVSRALRDRGALLPKDGTHVYLTDTLESPDTEPLVLSYYLKPISDQHEKALKVKNSVPVIVCLGNPPYDRHEAATGENKARTGNWVR from the coding sequence GTGCCGAAACCTCGCGTGCAAGCGCTTCTGCATCAAAGAAATCGACAAGACAGCCGGTTTCGCCGTGGCGTTCGCGCTCCTGCTCGGACGCAGCGAAGGGGCCGATCCGCTTACGATCCCAAGCTGCGCAAGGATGCCGGAGCCTACTACACGCCCGTTGAGGTAGTGCGCTGCCAGGTGCGCCTGATCGACGACCTGCTCGTCAACCGCCTGAACATGCCGCTCGGCTTTGCCGATCCCGGCGTCGTGACGCTCGATCCCGCAACGGGCACCGGCACCTACCTGCTCGGCGTCATCGAACACGCCCTCAAGCGAATCAAGACTGAACAAGGGGCGGGAGCCGTCGCGGGCCAGGCGACGGGGCTGGCCCGGAACCTCTACGGCTTCGAGCTGATGGCCGGGCCTTACGCCGTGGCCGAACTCCGCGTCAGCCGCGCTCTGCGCGACCGTGGCGCGTTGCTGCCGAAGGATGGTACGCACGTCTATCTCACCGACACGCTCGAAAGCCCCGACACCGAGCCGCTGGTGTTGTCGTACTATCTGAAACCGATTTCCGACCAGCACGAAAAAGCGCTGAAGGTCAAAAACAGCGTGCCGGTGATCGTCTGCCTCGGCAATCCGCCGTACGACCGGCACGAAGCCGCGACCGGCGAGAACAAGGCGCGAACCGGCAACTGGGTGCGCTAA
- a CDS encoding type ISP restriction/modification enzyme: MREHTGRHCDEIWILDLGGEGRGTRQSDNVFAIQTPVAIAIAVRSSNATLDKPATVRYTRIEGSRNEKLAALDAITNFASLDWHECPDDWQAPFSPEGTGDYFTLPLLTDLMPWQHSGCKMNRTWPIGPDIETLERRWRGFLFAQNRAEVFKETRDRKTSLKYPLLFEGEDASKTLDQLPSNSPAPPFLPYAYRSFDRQWVFADSRLGDFMRPDLWNSRSEKQIFLTSLLNKLLGKGPATTASALIPD; the protein is encoded by the coding sequence ATGCGCGAGCACACGGGCCGCCATTGCGATGAAATCTGGATTCTGGACCTCGGCGGCGAAGGCCGCGGCACGCGGCAAAGCGACAACGTCTTCGCCATTCAGACCCCCGTCGCCATCGCCATTGCCGTGCGTTCGAGTAACGCCACTTTGGACAAACCCGCTACCGTCCGCTACACCCGAATCGAAGGCAGCCGCAACGAAAAACTCGCCGCGCTCGACGCCATCACCAACTTCGCATCCCTCGACTGGCATGAGTGCCCCGACGACTGGCAAGCACCATTCAGCCCGGAAGGTACAGGCGATTATTTCACCTTGCCATTGCTGACAGATTTAATGCCTTGGCAACATTCGGGGTGCAAGATGAATCGTACTTGGCCGATAGGCCCTGACATAGAAACTCTTGAGCGACGTTGGCGAGGGTTTCTCTTTGCCCAAAACCGAGCAGAAGTTTTCAAAGAAACCCGCGACAGGAAAACAAGTCTGAAGTACCCTTTGCTATTTGAAGGCGAAGACGCGAGCAAAACACTCGATCAGCTACCGAGTAATTCACCGGCACCTCCTTTTTTACCATACGCTTATCGATCATTCGATAGACAATGGGTGTTTGCCGATAGTCGGTTAGGTGACTTTATGCGCCCAGATCTCTGGAATTCACGTAGTGAAAAACAGATATTTTTAACAAGTTTGCTTAACAAGCTACTCGGAAAAGGGCCTGCCACAACGGCATCAGCTTTAATTCCTGACTGA
- a CDS encoding IS3 family transposase: protein MVEKEHSGISMQRQCDLLSIHRSGLYYQPIKTSKLNRELMRLIDEQYLLRPYYGVYRMWQWLSMDKGYKINLKRVRRLYRLMGLEAIGPKPNTSKPAPGHKVYPYLLRGLAIKHSDHVWATDITYVPMAHGFMYLMAIIDLKSRYVLNWSVSNTMDAKWCAEVLLEAVRLHGAPKILNTDQGSQFTSEVFAEAVITESKSALSMDGKGRAIDNVFIERLWRSVKYEYIYLNPPADGLELYKGLKHWFNDYNTVRRHKALDGQVPAKVYSANKRLIPKAA, encoded by the coding sequence ATGGTTGAGAAAGAACATAGCGGTATCAGCATGCAACGCCAGTGCGACCTGCTTTCGATCCACCGATCAGGCCTGTATTATCAGCCGATAAAGACCTCGAAGCTGAATCGTGAGCTCATGCGGCTGATTGATGAGCAGTACCTGCTGAGGCCATACTACGGCGTTTACCGTATGTGGCAATGGCTGAGTATGGACAAAGGCTACAAGATCAACCTCAAACGGGTACGGCGGCTCTATCGCCTTATGGGTCTGGAAGCCATCGGCCCCAAGCCGAACACCTCGAAACCGGCGCCGGGCCATAAGGTCTATCCGTATCTGCTCCGGGGACTTGCGATCAAGCACAGCGACCATGTTTGGGCAACTGATATCACCTATGTGCCGATGGCCCATGGATTCATGTACCTGATGGCCATCATCGACCTGAAAAGCCGCTATGTGCTGAACTGGTCGGTGTCGAATACCATGGATGCCAAATGGTGTGCCGAGGTCTTGCTTGAAGCCGTGCGGTTGCACGGGGCACCCAAGATTCTCAACACCGATCAGGGCAGCCAGTTCACCAGCGAGGTCTTTGCCGAAGCCGTCATCACAGAGTCCAAGTCTGCACTCTCCATGGATGGCAAAGGCCGAGCAATTGACAACGTCTTCATCGAACGGTTATGGCGGAGCGTCAAGTATGAGTACATTTACCTGAACCCACCAGCCGATGGTCTCGAACTCTACAAAGGCCTGAAGCATTGGTTCAACGACTACAACACGGTTCGTCGCCACAAAGCGCTTGATGGTCAGGTTCCGGCAAAAGTCTATTCTGCCAATAAACGACTGATTCCGAAAGCCGCATGA
- a CDS encoding transposase, which translates to MKQTRRKFTPEFKTKVVLEALSERLPMAELAQKHELHPNQITQWKREFLDKASDVFSKGEKARKTEQDYQQESEELYKTIGQLKVEVDWLKKKLQS; encoded by the coding sequence ATGAAACAAACACGCCGCAAGTTTACGCCTGAATTCAAAACAAAGGTCGTCCTGGAAGCCCTCAGTGAACGGCTTCCCATGGCAGAACTCGCCCAGAAGCATGAGCTTCATCCGAACCAGATCACTCAATGGAAACGGGAGTTCCTCGACAAGGCCTCCGATGTCTTTTCGAAAGGTGAAAAGGCTAGGAAAACCGAGCAGGATTATCAGCAGGAGAGCGAAGAACTCTACAAAACCATCGGCCAATTGAAGGTTGAGGTCGACTGGCTCAAAAAAAAATTGCAGTCGTAA
- the tpiA gene encoding triose-phosphate isomerase, with product MRRKIVVGNWKMNNTIAESVELATAIAEKVGGDGVTCEVGIAPTFPALHEVGKVIEWSGIRLCAQNCHYENEGAFTGEVSTRMLAAAGCSYVILGHSERRQYFCETSQIVNRKVQKALAEGLSVIMCVGETLDERECGVTADIVTTQVVEGLADVTDITSLVIAYEPVWAIGTGKTATKEQAQDVHAMIRAKVAELYGQQAADHLRIQYGGSVKPSNAAELFAMPDIDGGLIGGASLNADDFMAIVEAAG from the coding sequence ATGCGCAGAAAAATTGTGGTCGGCAACTGGAAGATGAACAACACCATCGCCGAATCTGTCGAGCTGGCAACCGCGATTGCCGAAAAGGTCGGCGGCGACGGCGTGACGTGCGAGGTTGGCATTGCCCCCACATTTCCGGCATTGCACGAGGTCGGAAAGGTGATCGAATGGAGCGGCATTAGACTCTGTGCCCAGAACTGCCATTACGAGAACGAGGGTGCATTCACCGGTGAGGTCTCCACGCGGATGCTTGCTGCCGCCGGATGCAGCTACGTCATTCTCGGCCACTCCGAACGCCGCCAGTATTTCTGCGAAACCAGCCAGATCGTCAACCGCAAGGTTCAGAAAGCGCTTGCCGAAGGACTGTCGGTCATCATGTGCGTCGGAGAAACGCTCGACGAACGTGAGTGCGGCGTGACCGCCGACATCGTTACCACGCAGGTGGTCGAGGGGTTGGCCGATGTGACAGACATCACCAGTCTGGTGATCGCCTACGAACCGGTATGGGCTATCGGCACCGGCAAAACCGCCACCAAAGAGCAAGCTCAGGATGTGCACGCGATGATCAGAGCGAAAGTCGCCGAACTCTACGGCCAGCAAGCGGCGGATCATCTCAGAATCCAGTACGGCGGCAGCGTCAAACCCTCCAACGCTGCGGAACTGTTCGCCATGCCCGACATCGACGGCGGCCTCATCGGCGGCGCGAGCCTCAATGCCGACGACTTCATGGCGATTGTCGAGGCGGCAGGGTAA
- the greA gene encoding transcription elongation factor GreA — MSDRIYLTRDGYNRLKEELHLLTTETRKEVLEKIAEARSHGDLSENAEYDAAREEQSQLEAKIGEIENKLASATILDPKQIKTDRVYILTSVKLRNLDAENEVIEYTLVSSEEADSDLGKISVRSPVGRSLIGKSVGDKVTISVPKGELHYEILDIFVK; from the coding sequence ATGAGTGATCGAATTTATCTGACACGGGATGGGTATAACCGGCTCAAGGAGGAACTTCACCTGTTGACGACCGAGACCCGCAAAGAGGTACTTGAAAAGATTGCTGAAGCTCGCTCGCATGGAGACCTGAGTGAAAACGCCGAGTATGACGCTGCCCGAGAAGAGCAGTCGCAACTCGAAGCGAAGATCGGTGAAATCGAAAATAAACTGGCATCGGCTACTATCCTCGATCCCAAGCAGATCAAGACTGATCGGGTTTATATTCTCACATCGGTAAAGCTACGTAACCTGGATGCCGAGAACGAAGTTATCGAATACACCCTTGTTTCGTCCGAGGAGGCCGATTCCGATCTTGGCAAAATATCCGTGCGTTCTCCCGTCGGTCGGTCGCTGATTGGCAAGTCGGTCGGCGACAAGGTTACCATCAGCGTGCCGAAAGGTGAGCTGCATTATGAAATCCTCGATATTTTTGTTAAATAG
- a CDS encoding DegQ family serine endoprotease, whose protein sequence is MEIAESATPSVVTIYTETEVDRQIMTPFDFFGKSFGEMFNFPLPEEPNVRKEVIHGLGSGVIVSQDGYILTNNHVIDQAGSISVMTSDNRKFTAKIVGKDPRTDLAVLKISASGLKPIAIGNSDRLRVGEWVIAIGSPLGKSLARTVTQGIVSAKGRVNVGVADYEDFIQTDAAINPGNSGGPLVNIGGELVGINTAIASRTGGFDGIGFAVPSNMAYRVYTSLVKNGKVDRGYLGISIQDVDENIAKGLHLSTVQGALVGTVFQGSPAAKSGLKTGDVILEFNGRQVSSAAELRSQIASQAPGSDAVVKINRDGAVFTVNVRLESQPESAVTSAEGGVAASELLGFSVSPLNAEIAGRLNMKANLHRIVVTSIRKSSKAFSVGLRPGDVIISVDKKPVDSVAAFNAIVKNKKKGDLLFLLVERGWSRMYFAFNL, encoded by the coding sequence GTGGAGATTGCCGAGTCAGCTACCCCATCGGTGGTGACGATTTATACTGAAACCGAAGTTGATCGCCAGATTATGACCCCCTTCGATTTTTTCGGCAAATCGTTTGGAGAGATGTTCAACTTCCCTTTACCTGAAGAACCGAATGTTCGCAAGGAGGTGATCCATGGACTGGGATCGGGTGTGATCGTCAGCCAGGATGGCTATATTCTGACCAACAACCATGTGATCGACCAAGCGGGCTCCATTTCGGTGATGACCTCTGATAACCGGAAATTTACGGCGAAGATCGTCGGCAAGGATCCCCGTACTGACCTGGCCGTGCTGAAGATTTCCGCTTCAGGTCTTAAACCGATCGCTATAGGCAACAGTGACAGGCTGCGTGTCGGCGAGTGGGTGATCGCTATTGGCAGTCCGCTTGGCAAGAGTCTCGCCCGGACGGTGACCCAAGGCATTGTCAGTGCAAAGGGCCGGGTTAATGTCGGGGTGGCCGATTACGAGGACTTTATCCAGACGGATGCAGCCATCAATCCAGGAAACTCGGGCGGTCCATTGGTGAATATCGGGGGTGAACTGGTGGGCATCAATACGGCGATAGCCAGCCGCACCGGCGGGTTTGACGGTATCGGCTTTGCCGTGCCGTCGAACATGGCGTACCGGGTCTATACCTCGCTGGTTAAAAACGGCAAGGTGGATCGCGGCTATCTGGGAATTTCCATCCAGGACGTCGATGAGAATATTGCCAAAGGACTGCACCTGAGCACGGTGCAAGGGGCACTGGTCGGCACGGTATTTCAGGGTAGCCCGGCGGCTAAGTCGGGTCTGAAGACCGGGGATGTCATCCTCGAATTCAACGGGCGCCAGGTGAGCAGCGCGGCAGAATTGCGCAGTCAGATTGCCAGTCAGGCCCCTGGCAGCGATGCCGTTGTCAAGATCAACCGTGACGGCGCTGTGTTTACCGTAAATGTGCGTCTCGAATCGCAGCCGGAAAGCGCGGTAACCTCGGCAGAGGGGGGCGTGGCCGCGAGCGAGCTTCTTGGTTTCTCGGTCTCTCCGCTGAATGCTGAAATAGCAGGAAGGCTGAATATGAAAGCCAACTTACACCGGATTGTTGTGACATCGATCAGAAAATCGAGCAAAGCCTTCTCGGTTGGCCTCCGTCCGGGCGACGTGATCATATCCGTCGATAAAAAGCCGGTGGACTCGGTTGCGGCATTTAATGCAATCGTTAAAAACAAGAAAAAGGGCGATCTGCTCTTCCTGCTGGTCGAGCGCGGATGGAGCCGGATGTATTTTGCGTTTAATCTGTAA
- the trpE gene encoding anthranilate synthase component I, whose amino-acid sequence MIRSFSDHTAEPAEEPFFILAPLVRTFQADTETPVSVYLKLQRPYSCLLESVEGEERMARYSYITVDPVAVLKGTVGGEITLDVRDERFRRLSAIVEQERDLRAVVDRCMAMFSSEKLPRCKSGSQQMSTSGVFGYFGYDTMHLIEKIPAAEQPDPAGMPDLCLLFCDTLVIFDNVMRKLFLVANYLDDSDRARADRKIDELVALLQKPLVPALVPFQPEKPEPVISNTTRDEYYAKVLKAKEYILSGDIFQVQISQRLKRKLHTRPFDVYRALRTINPSPYLYFFDFEDFYVVGSSPELLVKVERDHTGRRMVDTRPIAGTRRRGESFEEDERNARELISDEKERAEHLMLIDLSRNDIGRIAKIGTVETNEMMVIEKYSHVMHIVSNVRGELQDGLTAMDAFWSCFPAGTLTGAPKVRSMEIIYELEKEKRGLYGGAVGYLDFRGQLNTAIAIRTMVIRDGVIYFQAAGGIVADSTPEFEYEETMNKMRAGLTALESIETFV is encoded by the coding sequence ATGATCAGATCTTTTTCGGACCATACGGCCGAGCCGGCAGAGGAGCCATTCTTTATTCTGGCCCCTCTGGTCAGAACCTTTCAGGCTGATACGGAAACCCCGGTGTCGGTGTACCTCAAACTCCAGCGCCCTTACTCCTGCCTGCTCGAATCGGTCGAAGGGGAGGAGCGCATGGCTCGTTATTCCTATATCACCGTTGATCCGGTAGCCGTACTCAAGGGGACGGTTGGCGGAGAGATTACGCTCGATGTTCGTGACGAGCGTTTCCGCCGGTTGTCTGCCATTGTGGAACAGGAGCGCGACCTTCGCGCCGTCGTAGATCGCTGCATGGCGATGTTCTCTTCCGAAAAGCTGCCGCGCTGCAAGAGCGGTTCGCAACAGATGAGCACCTCCGGTGTGTTCGGTTACTTCGGTTATGACACCATGCACCTCATCGAAAAGATTCCCGCTGCCGAGCAGCCAGACCCGGCGGGGATGCCAGACCTTTGTTTGCTTTTCTGCGACACGCTTGTCATCTTTGATAACGTGATGCGCAAGCTCTTTCTCGTGGCCAACTATCTCGATGACTCCGACCGCGCGCGCGCCGACCGCAAAATCGACGAGCTTGTCGCACTGTTGCAGAAGCCGCTTGTGCCTGCTCTCGTGCCGTTCCAGCCCGAGAAACCGGAGCCGGTTATATCGAACACCACGCGCGACGAGTATTACGCCAAGGTGCTCAAGGCCAAGGAGTACATTCTAAGCGGTGACATTTTCCAGGTGCAGATTTCGCAGCGCCTGAAGCGCAAGCTGCACACCCGTCCGTTCGATGTCTATCGCGCGCTCCGGACGATCAACCCTTCGCCTTACCTCTATTTCTTTGACTTCGAGGATTTTTACGTCGTCGGCTCATCGCCCGAACTGCTGGTCAAGGTGGAGCGCGACCACACCGGGCGCCGCATGGTCGATACCCGCCCCATTGCCGGAACGCGGCGGCGAGGCGAGAGCTTCGAGGAAGACGAGCGCAACGCCCGCGAGCTGATCTCCGATGAAAAGGAGCGGGCCGAGCATCTGATGCTCATCGACCTGAGCCGCAACGACATCGGGCGCATCGCCAAAATCGGCACGGTCGAGACCAACGAGATGATGGTGATCGAGAAGTACTCGCACGTTATGCATATCGTCAGCAACGTCCGGGGTGAATTGCAGGACGGTCTGACGGCAATGGACGCCTTCTGGTCATGCTTCCCGGCGGGAACGCTGACCGGCGCGCCGAAGGTCCGTTCCATGGAGATCATCTACGAACTGGAGAAAGAGAAGCGCGGCCTTTACGGCGGCGCGGTGGGCTACCTCGATTTCCGGGGGCAGCTCAACACCGCTATCGCCATTCGCACGATGGTGATCCGCGACGGCGTTATCTACTTCCAGGCGGCGGGCGGCATTGTGGCCGATTCGACGCCGGAATTTGAGTACGAAGAGACCATGAACAAGATGAGAGCAGGCCTGACGGCTCTTGAAAGTATTGAGACTTTTGTCTGA
- the lepB gene encoding signal peptidase I has translation MKKQNTTSKEKNGKAQSREWFEALVIAALVATILRMFVIESYRIPTGSMEKTLLAGDFLFVNKFVYGAKVPFTDISLPKVHDVRRGDIIVFKFPRDRSLNYIKRCIALPGDNLEIRNQQVYINGKGMQLPPHAQFIGIKMPAGVPEFQIFPSMSDYNKDNYGPLRIPRSGDEITLTPGTLPLYRDLIAYEGHTVSLVGDQVFIDGQAANRYTVARNYYFAMGDNRDNSLDSRYWGFLPESDIVGQAMMVYWSWDPDLPLLFDPVEKIASIRWNRIGLAVH, from the coding sequence GTGAAAAAACAGAACACGACCTCCAAAGAAAAAAACGGTAAGGCCCAATCGCGTGAATGGTTCGAGGCTCTTGTCATTGCCGCCCTGGTGGCGACAATTCTCAGGATGTTTGTTATCGAGTCATACAGAATCCCGACGGGTTCGATGGAAAAAACGCTGCTTGCCGGCGATTTCCTTTTTGTCAACAAGTTTGTCTATGGTGCCAAGGTGCCTTTTACTGATATCTCTCTGCCCAAAGTTCATGATGTCAGACGAGGTGATATCATCGTCTTCAAGTTTCCTCGCGACAGGAGCCTGAACTACATCAAGCGCTGCATTGCTCTGCCGGGAGACAATCTTGAAATCCGGAACCAGCAGGTTTACATCAACGGCAAAGGGATGCAGTTGCCGCCTCACGCCCAGTTCATTGGCATAAAAATGCCGGCAGGCGTGCCTGAGTTCCAGATTTTCCCGAGTATGTCCGATTATAACAAGGACAATTACGGGCCTCTCCGCATTCCGCGTAGTGGCGACGAAATCACGCTTACGCCAGGGACCCTTCCGTTGTATCGGGATCTGATTGCCTACGAGGGGCATACGGTCAGCCTGGTCGGCGATCAGGTGTTCATCGATGGCCAGGCGGCAAATCGCTATACCGTCGCCCGTAACTACTATTTCGCTATGGGTGATAACCGCGACAACAGCCTTGACAGCCGTTACTGGGGTTTTCTTCCTGAGAGCGACATAGTGGGACAGGCCATGATGGTGTACTGGTCATGGGATCCCGATCTGCCGCTGCTTTTCGATCCGGTTGAAAAGATTGCCTCTATTCGCTGGAATCGCATCGGGTTGGCTGTTCACTGA